The Mycobacterium haemophilum DSM 44634 sequence ACAGAAATATATCCTGAGCAAGCTTAACGCGGCCGAAGCCTTTGAAACGTTCCTGCATACCAAGTACGTCGGGCAGAAGCGGTTCTCGCTGGAAGGCGCCGAGAGCGTCATCCCGATGATGGATGCAGCGATCGACCAGTGCGCCGAGCATGGCCTGGACGAGGTGGTCATCGGCATGCCGCACCGCGGCCGGCTCAACGTCTTGGCCAACATCGTCGGCAAGCCGTACTCGCAGATCTTCACCGAGTTCGAGGGCAATCTGAACCCAGCGCTGGCGCACGGCTCCGGCGACGTCAAATACCACCTCGGTGCTACCGGTTTGTACCTGCAGATGTTCGGCGACAACGACATTCAGGTATCGCTGACCGCTAACCCGTCACATCTGGAAGCCGTGGACCCAGTGCTCGAAGGTCTCGTCCGGGCCAAGCAGGACCTGCTGGACGGCGACGGTGAGCAGCGTTTCTCGGTGGTCCCGATGATGCTGCACGGGGACGCGGCCTTCGCCGGCCAGGGCGTGGTCGCCGAGACGCTCAACCTGGCGAACCTGCCCGGATACCGCGTCGGCGGCACCATCCACATCATCGTCAACAACCAGATCGGCTTCACTACCGCGCCGGAGTACTCCAGGTCCAGCGAGTACTGCACGGATGTCGCCAAGATGATCGGCGCGCCGATCTTCCACGTCAACGGCGACGACCCAGAAGCCTGCATGTGGGTAGCCAAGCTGGCCGTGGACTTCCGGCAGAGGTTTAAGAAAGACGTCGTCATCGACATGCTGTGCTACCGCCGACGTGGGCATAACGAAGGCGACGATCCGTCGATGACCAACCCGTACATGTACGACGTCGTCGACACCAAGCGCGGCGCCCGTAAGAGCTACACCGAAGCGTTGATCGGCCGCGGCGACATTTCAATGAAGGAAGCCGAGGACGCGCTGCGCGACTATCAGGGTCAGCTGGAGCGGGTGTTCAACGAGGTCCGCGACCTGGAGAAGCACGGCGCGCAGCCCAGCGAGTCGGTGGAGTCCGACCAGATGATCCCCGCGGGGTTGTCCACCGCGGTGGACAAGGCGCTGCTGGCCCGCATCGGCGACGCATTCCTGGCGGTACCAGAGGGTTTCACCGTGCACCCGCGGGTGCAGCCGGTGCTCGAGAAGCGCCGTGAGATGGCCTACGAAGGCAAGATCGACTGGGCTTTCGCCGAGTTGCTGGCCCTAGGGTCGCTGGTGGCGGAAGGCAAGCTGGTGCGGCTGTCGGGCCAAGACACCAAGCGCGGCACCTTCTCCCAGCGGCATTCGGTGATCATTGACCGCCACACCGGCGAGGAATTCACTCCGTTGCAGCTGCTGGCCAGCAACCCCGATGGCGGCCCCACCGGCGGCAAGTTCCTGGTCTACGACTCGCCGCTGTCGGAGTACGCCGCTGTCGGTTTCGAGTACGGCTACACGGTGGGCAACCCGGATGCCGTGGTGCTGTGGGAGGCGCAGTTCGGCGACTTCGTCAACGGCGCACAGTCGATCATCGACGAATTCATCAGCTCCGGTGAGGCCAAGTGGGGACAATTGTCGACGGTGGTGCTGCTACTGCCGCACGGGCACGAGGGGCAGGGCCCCGACCACACCTCCGGCCGCATCGAACGCTTCCTGCAGCTGTGGGCGGAGGGTTCGATGACGATTGCGATGCCGTCGACTCCGTCGAACTACTTCCACCTGCTGCGCCGGCATGCTCTCGACGGCATTAAGCGTCCGCTGATCGTGTTCACGCCCAAGTCGATGTTGCGCAACAAGGCCGCAGTCAGCGACATCAAGGACTTCACCGAGATCAAGTTCCGCTCGGTGCTGGAGGAACCCACCTATGAGGATGGGGTCGGCGACCGCAGCAAGGTCAGAAGAATCTTGCTGACCAGCGGCAAACTCTATTACGAGCTGGCCGCCCGCAAAGCCAAGGACCACCGGGACGACGTCGCGATCGTGCGCCTTGAGCAGCTTGCCCCGCTGCCGAGGCGTCGACTGCGCGAAACACTCGAACGCTACGCAGGCGTCCAGGAGTTCTTCTGGGTGCAGGAGGAGCCGGCCAACCAAGGCGCCTGGCCGTCGGTAGGCCTGACCTTGCCCGAGCTGCTGCCCGACCTGCTCGGCGGGATCAAGCGCATTTCGCGCCGGGCGATGTCGGCCCCATCGTCGGGTTCGTCGAAGGTGCACGCCGTCGAGCAGCAGGAGATCCTCGATACCGCGTTTGGCGAGGGAAGCTGCTAGTGGAGGGGTTCGCCGGCAAGGTCGCCGTGGTCACCGGCGCTGGTTCGGGTATCGGGCAAGCCTTGGCTATCGAACTGGCCCGTTCGGGTGCCAAGCTGGCGATTAGCGATGTCGACACCGAAGGGCTCGCGCAGACCGAGGAACAGCTGAAGGCGATCGGCGCGTCGGTCAAGACCGACCGACTCGACGTGACCGAACGCGAGGCCTTCCTGGCCTATGCCGACGCGGTCAACGAGCACTTCGGCAAGGTGAACCAGATCTACAACAACGCCGGCATCGCATACACCGGGGACGTCGAGGTCAGCCAGTTC is a genomic window containing:
- a CDS encoding multifunctional oxoglutarate decarboxylase/oxoglutarate dehydrogenase thiamine pyrophosphate-binding subunit/dihydrolipoyllysine-residue succinyltransferase subunit, with amino-acid sequence MANISSPFGQNEWLVEEMYRKFRDDPSSVDPSWHEFLVDYNPESTAEQVLAAPTSADRQPAAAPQAKPAAAAEPAASKAKPAATPAVANGPAGPAAVPAKAATAAPAEGDQLQVLRGAAAAVVKNMSASLDVPTATSVRAVPAKLMIDNRIVINNQLKRNRGGKISFTHLLGYAVVQAVKQFPNINRHYAEIDGKPTAVTPAHTNLGLAIDLHGKDGKRSLVVAGIKRCEELRFAQFVTAYEDIVRRARDGKLTAEDFAGVTISLTNPGTIGTVHSVPRLMAGQGAIIGVGAMEYPAEFQGASAERIAELGIGKLITLTSTYDHRIIQGAESGDFLRTIHEMLLSDSFWDEIFRELSIPYLPVRWRTDNPDSIVDKNARVMELIAAYRNRGHLMADIDPLRLDNTRFRSHPDLDVLTHGLTLWDLDRVFKVNGFGGCEYKKLRDVLGLLRDAYCRHIGVEYTHMLDPEQQEWLQQRVETKHVKPTVAEQKYILSKLNAAEAFETFLHTKYVGQKRFSLEGAESVIPMMDAAIDQCAEHGLDEVVIGMPHRGRLNVLANIVGKPYSQIFTEFEGNLNPALAHGSGDVKYHLGATGLYLQMFGDNDIQVSLTANPSHLEAVDPVLEGLVRAKQDLLDGDGEQRFSVVPMMLHGDAAFAGQGVVAETLNLANLPGYRVGGTIHIIVNNQIGFTTAPEYSRSSEYCTDVAKMIGAPIFHVNGDDPEACMWVAKLAVDFRQRFKKDVVIDMLCYRRRGHNEGDDPSMTNPYMYDVVDTKRGARKSYTEALIGRGDISMKEAEDALRDYQGQLERVFNEVRDLEKHGAQPSESVESDQMIPAGLSTAVDKALLARIGDAFLAVPEGFTVHPRVQPVLEKRREMAYEGKIDWAFAELLALGSLVAEGKLVRLSGQDTKRGTFSQRHSVIIDRHTGEEFTPLQLLASNPDGGPTGGKFLVYDSPLSEYAAVGFEYGYTVGNPDAVVLWEAQFGDFVNGAQSIIDEFISSGEAKWGQLSTVVLLLPHGHEGQGPDHTSGRIERFLQLWAEGSMTIAMPSTPSNYFHLLRRHALDGIKRPLIVFTPKSMLRNKAAVSDIKDFTEIKFRSVLEEPTYEDGVGDRSKVRRILLTSGKLYYELAARKAKDHRDDVAIVRLEQLAPLPRRRLRETLERYAGVQEFFWVQEEPANQGAWPSVGLTLPELLPDLLGGIKRISRRAMSAPSSGSSKVHAVEQQEILDTAFGEGSC